A region from the Aegilops tauschii subsp. strangulata cultivar AL8/78 chromosome 5, Aet v6.0, whole genome shotgun sequence genome encodes:
- the LOC109765936 gene encoding uncharacterized protein: MASEARSGGARRVPLRPRDGNAAASPSLGGAALAKSKAKAKAAAASPPSVRSYAGRAEVESRAAAVVREKEVSLAEELEKARERRGRLRAARQVTERALAEADEALRREMREWERRADEQRRVVAELMRLIGMPEVYVPVESLRSREERKRKQGTASSDPPGPVTVASTLLEEEAGADPSDQGLLATPTREATTESSST, encoded by the exons ATGGCGTCGGAGGCCAGGTCCGGGGGCGCGCGGCGGGTTCCGCTGCGGCCGAGGGACGGCAACGCGGCCGCCTCCCCGTCCTTGGGCGGCGCCGCCCTTGCAAAATCGAAGGCGAAGGCGAAGGCGGCTGCTGCGTCTCCGCCGTCGGTGAGGTCGTATGCCGGCAGGGCTGAGGTTGAGagcagggcggcggcggtggtgagggaGAAGGAGGTGTCGCTGGCGGAGGAGCTGGAGAAGGCGCGGGAGCGGCGGGGCCGGCTGCGGGCCGCGCGGCAGGTCACGGAGCGGGCGCTGGCGGAGGCCGACGAGGCGCTGCGGCGGGAGATGCGGGAGTGGGAGCGCCGGGCGGACGAGCAGCGCCGGGTCGTGGCGGAGCTGATGCGCCTCATCGGGATGCCCGAG GTGTATGTTCCGGTGGAATCGCTGAGATCAAGggaggagaggaagaggaaacAGGGGACCGCGTCTTCAGATCCTCCG GGTCCGGTCACAGTGGCTTCAACATTACTAGAGGAAGAAGCCGGAGCAGATCCCTCCGATCAGGGACTGCTGGCGACGCCGACAAGGGAAGCGACAACCGAAAGCAGCAGCACTTGA